One genomic window of Citrobacter sp. Marseille-Q6884 includes the following:
- the crfC gene encoding clamp-binding protein CrfC: MYTQTIYELSQEAERLLMLSLEHLRQVQKLPTTSLDDVAPTQGEHSGQVQPLHFSARGMDIQQATLNNELRKITRLEMVLAIVGTMKAGKSTTINAIVGTEVLPNRNRPMTALPTLIRHTPGQKEPVLHFSHVAPIDALMNILQQRVRESDRQHLTQVLEIDKDMNVLLQHIENGVAFERYYLGAQPIFHCLKSLNDLVRLSKALDVDFPFAAYTAIEHIPVIEVEFVHLAGQASYPGQLTLLDTPGPNEAGQPHLQNMLNEQLARASAVLAVMDYTQLKSISDEEVRQTIMAVGKSVPLYALVNKFDQKDRNSDDEEQVRALISGTLMKGGITPERIYPVSSMWGYLANRARHELTTHGRLPDHQEQRWVQDFAEAALGRRWRTTDLDDTEHIRHAADLLWEDSLFEQPIQNVIHAAYANASLYALRSASHKLLNYAQSAHEYLEFRYQGLTVAYETLRLNIAHIEDDMQQLQMSQERVKDEVNHEVELALASATAYLNQQRAEILNGIHAFFVKENVLMMSQHGMGASVAAAEMAGEMLVLHDEGQAKIVLDKIRSSCEGVLLTAQESISRDLALRFEQLESTLSRALNDAIRPIELRVKEELSHAGFRARIRFPAFHATMFNFNTRQLFNEAIEQDIPSDDATPHAGGVRDTFSRWLNQPNWGWNDYVETKTRYLIDMRALHKSLVHYVTQFCQQIRKALVAQVDISVTAGMATFFADFSLCLTQLQASLRESLTIRQQHESAVNALSEQLQHRIATVAWIYEDSRLLRDDIHTLFAAEHT; encoded by the coding sequence ATGTACACACAGACAATCTATGAATTAAGTCAGGAAGCGGAACGCTTGCTGATGCTTTCACTCGAACATCTCCGGCAAGTGCAAAAATTGCCGACGACATCGTTGGACGATGTCGCGCCAACGCAAGGGGAGCACAGCGGACAAGTGCAACCCCTGCATTTCAGCGCCCGTGGCATGGATATCCAGCAGGCGACCCTCAACAATGAGCTGCGAAAGATCACGCGGCTGGAGATGGTGCTGGCCATCGTGGGGACCATGAAAGCGGGAAAATCGACGACGATTAACGCCATTGTGGGAACGGAGGTGTTGCCTAACCGTAATCGCCCGATGACGGCGCTGCCGACGCTTATCCGCCATACACCGGGTCAGAAAGAGCCGGTGCTGCACTTTTCTCACGTCGCCCCGATTGATGCCTTAATGAATATATTGCAGCAGCGTGTGCGGGAGAGCGATCGCCAACATCTTACGCAGGTGCTGGAAATTGATAAGGATATGAATGTCCTGCTGCAGCATATTGAAAATGGCGTGGCATTTGAGCGGTATTATCTGGGGGCGCAGCCGATTTTCCATTGCCTGAAAAGCCTGAACGATCTGGTTCGCCTGTCAAAAGCACTGGACGTGGATTTTCCTTTTGCCGCTTACACGGCGATTGAACATATTCCGGTGATTGAGGTTGAGTTTGTTCACTTAGCCGGGCAGGCAAGTTATCCGGGGCAATTGACCTTGCTGGATACCCCCGGGCCGAATGAGGCGGGGCAGCCACACTTACAAAATATGCTGAATGAACAGCTGGCGCGGGCTTCTGCGGTACTGGCGGTGATGGATTACACCCAGCTGAAATCAATTTCGGATGAGGAAGTACGCCAGACGATTATGGCGGTAGGCAAGTCTGTACCGCTGTATGCCCTGGTGAATAAATTCGATCAAAAAGACCGCAACAGCGATGATGAAGAGCAGGTGCGGGCATTAATTTCCGGCACGCTGATGAAAGGCGGCATTACGCCTGAACGTATTTACCCGGTTTCCTCAATGTGGGGCTATCTGGCGAACAGGGCGCGCCATGAGCTGACCACTCACGGGCGGTTGCCGGACCATCAGGAACAGCGTTGGGTACAGGATTTTGCCGAAGCGGCGCTCGGCAGACGTTGGCGTACCACCGATCTTGATGATACGGAGCATATACGGCATGCCGCCGATTTGCTCTGGGAAGATTCGCTGTTTGAACAACCGATCCAGAATGTTATTCACGCCGCTTACGCGAATGCGTCGCTCTATGCGCTACGCTCTGCGTCGCATAAGTTATTGAACTATGCACAAAGCGCGCACGAATACCTGGAGTTTCGTTATCAAGGCTTAACGGTCGCGTATGAAACGCTACGGCTGAACATCGCGCATATTGAAGACGATATGCAGCAGCTTCAGATGAGCCAGGAACGGGTAAAAGATGAGGTGAACCACGAAGTGGAGCTGGCGCTGGCTTCGGCGACGGCGTATCTCAATCAGCAGCGGGCTGAGATTCTCAACGGTATCCATGCGTTCTTTGTCAAAGAAAATGTATTGATGATGTCACAGCACGGTATGGGGGCGTCCGTTGCGGCGGCGGAAATGGCCGGTGAAATGCTGGTGCTGCATGACGAAGGACAAGCAAAAATTGTTTTAGACAAAATTCGCTCATCCTGTGAAGGCGTTCTGCTGACGGCACAGGAGAGTATCAGTCGTGATTTAGCACTGCGTTTTGAGCAACTTGAATCGACGCTGTCCCGGGCATTAAATGACGCCATCCGACCCATTGAGTTACGGGTGAAGGAAGAACTGAGTCATGCAGGATTTCGAGCGCGAATTCGTTTCCCGGCGTTTCATGCGACGATGTTTAACTTCAATACCCGTCAGCTCTTTAATGAGGCCATTGAACAGGATATTCCGTCGGATGACGCCACCCCCCATGCGGGAGGTGTGCGGGATACGTTTTCGCGTTGGCTGAACCAGCCAAACTGGGGATGGAACGATTACGTAGAAACGAAAACGCGTTACCTCATCGACATGAGGGCGCTGCACAAGAGCCTTGTGCATTATGTCACCCAGTTTTGCCAACAAATCCGTAAAGCTTTAGTGGCTCAGGTCGATATTTCCGTTACGGCAGGCATGGCAACGTTTTTTGCCGATTTTTCCTTGTGCCTGACGCAATTGCAGGCGAGCCTGCGTGAGAGTCTGACGATACGCCAGCAGCATGAATCGGCGGTGAATGCATTGAGTGAACAATTGCAGCATCGCATTGCGACGGTGGCCTGGATTTATGAAGATTCCCGCTTGCTTCGTGACGATATCCATACCCTTTTTGCAGCTGAGCACACATGA
- a CDS encoding YjcZ-like family protein has protein sequence MTNALLEGPGRTLECVYPKFMVDLVQGDETKRSGGFLQQQQRLRARLTQEVLSQTQLRAWVVAGVSSEHLVMRLKLVEKLAGMIDPGHLALVRIAGGLRFLQQTENLRGQSTPGVVQQIDSLSGWFTQRGAYKEKALTQRGLTVQAGEHSEQIFTRWRAGAYDGWSLPGRCFVALEELRWGAFGDACRLGNADVATMLKDNLRKMATQALAYSVNAAPTTRHYYHHWLNSPAVGGSGEHNDMLSWLGDWCDAQRHPVSWSVTQRWQNVALGMPRLCSAKRLVDAMVEEIFAPSPRLGERGR, from the coding sequence ATGACAAACGCGTTACTGGAAGGCCCCGGGAGGACGCTGGAGTGTGTCTACCCGAAGTTTATGGTCGATCTGGTTCAGGGAGATGAAACCAAACGTTCCGGTGGATTTCTGCAACAGCAGCAGCGGTTGCGCGCGCGGCTGACGCAAGAAGTTTTATCCCAGACCCAGCTTCGTGCGTGGGTCGTGGCGGGTGTGTCCAGCGAACACCTTGTGATGCGCCTTAAGCTGGTGGAAAAACTGGCGGGCATGATTGACCCGGGGCATCTGGCGCTGGTGCGTATTGCCGGGGGGCTGAGGTTCCTGCAACAAACAGAGAACCTGCGTGGGCAATCCACGCCTGGCGTGGTGCAGCAGATTGATTCGCTCTCCGGTTGGTTTACACAACGCGGCGCTTACAAAGAGAAGGCGCTGACGCAGCGGGGGTTGACCGTCCAGGCGGGCGAGCACAGCGAACAAATTTTTACCCGCTGGCGCGCGGGCGCGTATGACGGCTGGTCGTTGCCGGGACGCTGCTTTGTGGCGCTGGAAGAGTTACGTTGGGGAGCCTTTGGCGATGCCTGTCGGTTGGGCAATGCCGACGTGGCGACGATGCTCAAGGACAATCTGCGCAAAATGGCCACGCAGGCGCTGGCCTACAGCGTGAATGCGGCGCCCACCACGCGTCACTACTACCATCATTGGCTTAATTCACCGGCTGTCGGCGGGTCGGGCGAGCATAACGATATGTTGAGCTGGCTGGGGGACTGGTGCGATGCCCAGCGTCACCCGGTGAGCTGGTCAGTCACACAGCGCTGGCAAAATGTGGCGTTGGGGATGCCGAGGCTATGTTCGGCAAAGCGCCTGGTGGATGCGATGGTGGAGGAGATTTTTGCACCGTCCCCGCGCCTGGGGGAGCGGGGACGGTGA
- the kdgT gene encoding 2-keto-3-deoxygluconate transporter — MKIKATIERIPGGMMLIPLLLGAVLNTLAPNTGAYFGSFTKGMISGTVPILAVWFFCIGASIDLRATGTVLRKSGTLVITKIAVAWVVAMIAASFIPDTGIQTGFFAGLSVLAIVSAMDMTNGGLYASLMNQYGTKEESGAFVLMSLESGPLMTMVILGSAGLASFEPHHFIGAVLPFLIGFTLGNLDHDLRSFFSKATPVLIPFFGFALGNTINLSVIVDTGLLGILLGVAVIVITGIPLIIADRVIGGGNGTAGVAASSAAGAAVANPVIIAQINPAFEPVAASATALVAASVIVTAILVPIITALYAKRFNKNLVVNETAATPADSLHH, encoded by the coding sequence ATGAAAATTAAAGCCACGATTGAACGCATCCCTGGCGGAATGATGCTGATCCCGTTGTTATTAGGTGCCGTGTTAAATACGTTAGCACCCAATACCGGCGCTTATTTCGGTTCGTTTACCAAGGGCATGATCAGCGGCACCGTTCCCATTCTGGCGGTCTGGTTTTTCTGTATCGGCGCATCTATTGATTTACGGGCAACCGGTACGGTATTACGCAAGTCCGGTACGCTGGTAATAACCAAAATTGCGGTGGCCTGGGTCGTGGCAATGATTGCCGCATCATTTATTCCTGATACCGGTATTCAAACTGGCTTCTTTGCGGGACTTTCCGTGCTGGCGATTGTCTCCGCAATGGACATGACCAACGGTGGCCTGTACGCCAGCCTGATGAACCAGTACGGCACCAAAGAAGAGTCTGGCGCATTCGTGCTGATGTCTCTGGAATCCGGTCCGCTGATGACCATGGTCATCCTGGGCTCTGCAGGCCTTGCCTCCTTTGAACCGCACCATTTCATTGGCGCCGTATTACCGTTCCTGATTGGCTTTACGCTGGGTAACCTGGATCACGACCTGCGTTCCTTCTTCAGCAAAGCAACGCCGGTGCTGATTCCGTTCTTCGGTTTTGCGCTGGGTAACACGATCAACCTGAGCGTCATTGTTGACACCGGTCTGCTGGGTATCCTGCTGGGTGTGGCGGTTATCGTGATTACCGGTATCCCACTGATTATTGCTGACCGCGTCATTGGCGGCGGGAATGGTACTGCGGGTGTTGCCGCCTCTTCTGCGGCGGGTGCTGCAGTCGCAAACCCGGTGATTATCGCCCAGATTAACCCGGCATTTGAACCGGTTGCTGCTTCCGCAACCGCACTGGTTGCCGCCAGCGTCATTGTCACGGCGATTCTGGTGCCGATTATCACCGCGCTGTATGCCAAACGTTTTAACAAGAATCTGGTCGTCAATGAGACTGCAGCAACACCTGCAGACTCTCTGCACCACTAA
- the proP gene encoding glycine betaine/L-proline transporter ProP — MLKRKKIKPITLRDVTIIDDGKLRKAITAASLGNAMEWFDFGVYGFVAYALGKVFFPGADPSVQMVAALATFSVPFLIRPLGGLFFGMLGDKYGRQKILAITIVIMSISTFCIGLIPSYATIGIWAPILLLLCKMAQGFSVGGEYTGASIFVAEYSPDRKRGFMGSWLDFGSIAGFVLGAGVVVLISTVVGEENFLEWGWRIPFFLALPLGLIGLYLRHALEETPAFQQHVDKLEQGDRQGLQEGPKVSFKEIATKHWRSLLACIGLVISTNVTYYMLLTYMPSYLSHNLHYSEDHGVLIIIAIMIGMLFVQPIMGLLSDRFGRRPFVIMGSIALFALAIPAFILINSNIIGLIFAGLLMLAVILNCFTGVMASTLPAMFPTHIRYSALAAAFNISVLIAGLTPTLAAWLVESSQNLMMPAYYLMVVAVVGLITGVTMKETANQPLKGATPAASDIQEAKEILGEHYDNIEQKIDDIDQEIAELQAKRSRLVQQHPRIDE, encoded by the coding sequence ATGCTAAAAAGGAAAAAAATAAAGCCAATTACGCTTCGCGACGTCACCATCATCGATGACGGTAAACTGCGAAAAGCCATTACCGCAGCGTCGCTCGGTAATGCGATGGAGTGGTTTGATTTTGGTGTTTATGGGTTTGTTGCTTACGCATTAGGTAAGGTGTTCTTCCCGGGGGCTGACCCCAGTGTGCAGATGGTTGCTGCACTTGCTACCTTCTCCGTTCCCTTTCTGATTCGACCGCTTGGCGGATTGTTCTTCGGTATGCTCGGCGATAAATATGGTCGCCAGAAGATCCTTGCTATCACGATTGTGATTATGTCGATAAGTACCTTCTGTATTGGGCTTATCCCCTCGTATGCTACCATTGGTATCTGGGCGCCGATTTTGCTGTTGCTGTGTAAGATGGCACAGGGCTTCTCGGTTGGCGGGGAGTATACCGGCGCATCGATTTTCGTCGCGGAATACTCGCCGGACCGTAAACGTGGATTTATGGGGAGCTGGCTGGATTTCGGCTCTATCGCGGGCTTTGTGCTCGGTGCGGGCGTGGTGGTGCTGATCTCGACCGTGGTCGGTGAAGAGAACTTCCTGGAATGGGGCTGGCGTATTCCGTTCTTCCTTGCGTTGCCGTTAGGATTGATTGGTCTGTATCTGCGTCATGCGCTGGAAGAGACCCCGGCGTTCCAGCAGCATGTCGATAAGCTGGAACAGGGCGACCGTCAGGGGTTGCAGGAAGGGCCGAAAGTCTCGTTTAAGGAAATTGCCACGAAGCACTGGCGTAGCCTTCTGGCGTGTATTGGTCTGGTGATTTCAACCAACGTCACCTATTACATGCTGCTTACCTATATGCCGAGCTACCTGTCGCATAACCTGCACTACTCGGAAGATCATGGCGTGCTGATTATTATCGCCATCATGATTGGTATGCTGTTCGTGCAGCCGATAATGGGACTGTTGAGTGACCGCTTCGGGCGTCGTCCATTTGTTATCATGGGCAGTATTGCGCTGTTTGCGCTGGCGATCCCGGCATTCATTCTGATTAACAGCAATATCATCGGCCTGATTTTCGCCGGTTTGCTGATGCTGGCGGTGATTCTCAACTGCTTTACCGGGGTGATGGCATCAACCTTACCGGCAATGTTCCCGACGCATATTCGCTATAGTGCGCTGGCTGCCGCGTTTAATATCTCGGTATTGATTGCTGGCCTGACGCCGACGCTGGCCGCCTGGCTGGTGGAAAGCTCGCAGAATCTGATGATGCCCGCGTATTATCTGATGGTGGTTGCGGTGGTCGGTTTGATTACCGGTGTGACCATGAAAGAGACGGCGAATCAGCCGTTGAAAGGGGCAACACCTGCGGCTTCGGATATTCAGGAAGCGAAAGAGATTCTCGGCGAGCACTACGATAACATCGAGCAGAAGATTGACGATATCGATCAGGAAATTGCTGAGTTGCAGGCTAAGCGTTCACGCCTGGTGCAGCAGCATCCGCGCATTGATGAGTAA
- the pmrR gene encoding LpxT activity modulator PmrR — protein MKTRIYESLTTVFSLLIVSSFLYVWVSSY, from the coding sequence ATGAAAACCCGTATTTATGAAAGTTTGACTACCGTATTCAGTCTGCTGATCGTGAGCAGTTTTTTGTACGTGTGGGTCAGCTCTTACTGA
- the pmrB gene encoding two-component system sensor histidine kinase PmrB yields the protein MKLLQYFKKPLPLRHRLILTIGIILVVFQLISSFWLWHESTEQIQLFEQALRDNRNNDRHIMHEIREAIASLIVPGIFMVSLTLLICYQAVRRITRPLADLQKELEARAADNLTPIEVRSSTVEIQAVVSSLNELVTRLTTTIENERLFTADVAHELRTPLSGVRLHLELLSKAHNLDVSPLIARLDQMMDSVSQLLQLARVGQSFSAGNYQHVKLLEDVILPSWDELSTMLDSRQQTLLLPESTADVVVRGDVTLLRMLLRNLVENAHRYSPEGTAIRIVLDTENDAIMAVEDEGPGIDESKCGELSKAFVRMDSRFGGIGLGLSIVSRITQLHHGQFFLQNRTDATGTRAWVVLEKDQ from the coding sequence GTGAAGCTGCTACAGTATTTCAAAAAACCTCTCCCCCTTCGTCATCGTTTAATACTCACGATTGGCATTATTTTGGTGGTTTTTCAGCTTATTAGCTCCTTCTGGCTGTGGCATGAAAGCACCGAGCAAATCCAGTTGTTTGAGCAGGCGTTACGCGATAACCGTAACAACGACCGCCATATCATGCACGAGATCCGCGAGGCCATCGCCAGCCTGATCGTGCCCGGTATTTTCATGGTCAGCCTGACGCTGCTGATTTGCTATCAGGCGGTGCGGCGTATCACCCGCCCGCTTGCCGACCTGCAAAAAGAGTTAGAAGCCCGAGCGGCCGATAACCTGACCCCCATCGAAGTTCGCAGCTCCACCGTTGAGATACAGGCGGTGGTCTCATCGCTTAATGAACTGGTCACACGACTCACCACGACCATCGAAAATGAACGTCTGTTTACCGCCGATGTGGCGCACGAGTTGCGCACACCGTTATCGGGCGTCCGACTGCACCTGGAACTCCTGTCAAAAGCCCATAACCTGGACGTTTCACCGCTCATTGCCCGCCTCGACCAAATGATGGACAGCGTGTCCCAACTGCTGCAACTCGCCCGCGTGGGTCAGTCGTTTTCCGCTGGTAATTATCAGCATGTCAAACTGCTGGAAGACGTCATACTGCCCTCGTGGGATGAACTCAGTACCATGCTGGACTCACGGCAACAAACACTCCTCCTGCCCGAGAGCACGGCGGATGTCGTGGTGCGTGGCGATGTCACACTCTTACGTATGCTGCTGCGAAATCTGGTGGAAAACGCACACCGTTACAGCCCGGAAGGCACAGCGATTAGGATCGTTCTGGACACTGAAAACGATGCAATCATGGCCGTCGAAGATGAAGGGCCAGGGATTGACGAAAGTAAATGCGGGGAGTTAAGCAAAGCGTTTGTACGCATGGACAGCCGTTTCGGTGGAATCGGGCTGGGGCTAAGCATTGTGAGCCGTATAACCCAGCTCCATCACGGGCAATTCTTTTTGCAAAATCGCACTGATGCTACCGGCACTCGCGCCTGGGTGGTGCTGGAAAAAGATCAGTAA
- the pmrA gene encoding two-component system response regulator PmrA translates to MKILIVEDDTLLLQGLILAAQTEGYACDGVSTARAAEQCLESGHYSLVVLDLGLPDEDGLHFLTRIRQKKYTLPVLILTARDTIKDRITGLDVGADDYLVKPFALEELHARIRALLRRHNNQGESELIVSNLTLNIGRRQVWMDGQEIILTPKEYALLSRLMLKAGSPVHREILYNDIYSWDNEPSTNTLEVHIHNLRDKVGKSRIRTVRGFGYMLVTTEES, encoded by the coding sequence ATGAAAATTCTGATTGTTGAAGACGATACGCTGTTATTACAGGGGCTGATTCTCGCCGCGCAAACGGAAGGTTACGCCTGCGATGGCGTGTCGACAGCCCGTGCAGCAGAGCAGTGTCTGGAGAGCGGCCATTACAGCCTGGTGGTTCTGGATCTGGGGTTACCTGATGAAGATGGTCTGCACTTTCTGACCCGGATCAGACAGAAAAAATATACCCTTCCGGTACTGATCCTCACCGCCCGCGATACGATCAAAGACCGTATCACCGGGCTGGATGTCGGTGCCGATGACTATCTGGTCAAACCGTTCGCACTGGAAGAACTCCACGCCCGTATTCGGGCGCTGTTGCGTCGTCATAACAACCAGGGTGAGAGTGAGCTTATCGTCAGTAATCTGACGCTGAATATTGGTCGCCGTCAGGTGTGGATGGACGGGCAAGAGATCATCTTAACGCCAAAAGAGTATGCGTTACTGTCGCGGTTGATGCTCAAAGCCGGAAGCCCGGTCCACCGGGAGATTCTGTATAACGACATCTACAGCTGGGATAACGAGCCGTCAACCAATACGCTGGAAGTGCACATTCACAACCTGCGCGACAAAGTCGGTAAATCGCGTATCCGCACGGTCAGGGGATTTGGTTACATGCTGGTGACGACCGAGGAAAGCTAA
- the eptA gene encoding phosphoethanolamine transferase EptA: MLKLLFKRPTLGQISWLLLISFYLATFLNIAFYKQVLQDLPRDSLRNVLVFLSMPVVAFSVMNIVLTLASFLWLNRLLACIFILVGASAQYFIMTYGIIIDRSMIANMMDTTPAETFALLTPQMIVTLGVSGILAAVIACWIKIKPATPWPRSVLYRALNIVISALLIVLVAAFFYKDYASLFRNNKELVKSLSPSNSIVATSSWYSHQRLANLPLVRIGEDAHRNPLMLQEKRKNLTIVVLGETSRGDNFSLSGYSRQTNPLLEKDDVVYFPHTTSCGTATAVSVPCMFSDMPRAHYDEELAHHQEGVLDIIQRAGINVLWNDNDGGCKGACDRVPHQNMTALNLPGQCIDGECYDDVLFHGLEEYINNLQGDGVIVLHTIGSHGPTYYNRYPAQFKKFTPTCDTNEIQTCSQQQLVNTYDNTILYVDYIVDKAINILKEHQDNFTTSLVYLSDHGESLGENGVYLHGLPYSIAPDTQKHVPMLLWLSEDYQQRYQVSQTCLQKRARSEDFSQDNLFSTLLGLTGVQTQKYQAADDILQPCRGG; this comes from the coding sequence ATGTTAAAGCTTCTGTTTAAAAGACCGACTCTCGGGCAAATCAGCTGGCTTCTGCTGATCTCATTTTATCTTGCGACTTTCCTGAACATTGCGTTTTACAAACAGGTACTACAAGACCTGCCGCGAGATTCTCTGCGTAACGTGCTGGTATTTTTATCCATGCCGGTCGTTGCCTTCAGCGTCATGAACATCGTGCTAACACTGGCCTCTTTCCTGTGGCTTAACCGCCTGCTAGCCTGTATTTTCATTCTGGTGGGGGCATCCGCTCAGTATTTTATCATGACCTACGGCATCATCATCGACCGCTCGATGATCGCCAATATGATGGACACCACGCCGGCAGAAACCTTCGCGCTGCTGACGCCGCAGATGATCGTGACGCTTGGCGTGAGCGGCATTCTGGCCGCGGTGATTGCCTGCTGGATCAAAATTAAACCGGCTACGCCATGGCCGCGTAGCGTACTGTACCGGGCTTTGAATATCGTCATATCAGCACTGTTGATCGTGCTGGTCGCCGCCTTTTTCTACAAAGATTACGCGTCGCTGTTTCGCAACAATAAAGAGCTGGTCAAATCCCTGAGCCCGTCCAACAGCATTGTGGCCACCTCATCCTGGTACTCACATCAGAGACTGGCTAACCTGCCGCTGGTGCGTATTGGCGAAGATGCCCATCGCAATCCCTTGATGCTGCAAGAAAAACGCAAAAACCTCACCATTGTGGTTCTCGGTGAAACGTCGCGCGGCGATAATTTCTCATTATCCGGTTATTCGCGTCAGACCAACCCGCTGCTGGAAAAAGATGATGTGGTCTATTTCCCTCACACCACTTCCTGCGGTACGGCGACAGCGGTTTCTGTGCCCTGTATGTTCTCTGACATGCCGCGTGCGCACTACGATGAAGAACTGGCGCACCATCAGGAAGGCGTGCTCGACATCATCCAACGGGCGGGAATTAACGTGCTGTGGAACGATAACGACGGCGGCTGTAAAGGTGCCTGCGACCGCGTACCGCATCAAAATATGACCGCGCTGAACCTGCCAGGGCAGTGCATCGACGGCGAATGCTACGATGACGTGCTGTTTCACGGGCTGGAGGAGTACATCAATAATCTGCAAGGCGACGGCGTGATTGTGCTGCATACCATCGGCAGCCACGGCCCAACCTATTACAACCGCTATCCTGCGCAGTTTAAGAAATTTACGCCGACCTGCGACACCAACGAAATCCAGACCTGCTCACAACAGCAGCTGGTGAATACCTACGACAACACGATCCTCTACGTTGACTATATTGTTGATAAAGCAATCAATATACTGAAAGAGCATCAGGATAATTTCACCACCAGCCTGGTCTATCTCTCCGATCACGGTGAATCCTTAGGGGAAAATGGCGTCTATTTGCACGGTCTGCCCTATTCGATTGCGCCAGACACGCAAAAGCATGTCCCGATGCTGCTGTGGCTCTCAGAGGATTATCAGCAACGCTATCAGGTCTCTCAGACATGTTTGCAAAAACGGGCACGCTCAGAAGACTTCTCGCAGGATAATCTCTTCTCAACCCTGCTGGGATTAACGGGCGTGCAAACACAGAAATATCAGGCCGCAGATGATATTCTGCAGCCCTGCCGGGGAGGCTAA
- the adiC gene encoding arginine/agmatine antiporter, with translation MSTDADAHKVGLIPVTLMVSGNIMGSGVFLLPANLASTGGIAIYGWLVTIIGALALSMVYAKMSSLDSSPGGSYAYARRCFGPFLGYQTNVLYWLACWIGNIAMVVIGVGYLSYFFPILKDPLVLTLTCVVVLWIFVLLNIVGPKMITRVQAVATVLALVPIVGIAVFGWFWFRGETYMAAWNVSGMNTFGAIQSTLNVTLWSFIGVESASVAAGVVKNPKRNVPIATIGGVLIAAVCYVLSTTAIMGMIPNAALRVSASPFGDAARMALGNTAGAIVSFCAAAGCLGSLGGWTLLAGQTAKAAADDGLFPPIFARVNKAGTPVAGLIIVGILMTIFQFSSMSPNAAKEFGLVSSVSVIFTLVPYLYTCAALLLLGHGHFGKARPLYLMVTFVAFVYCIWAVVGSGAKEVMWSFVMLMIITAMYALNYNRIHKNPYPLDAPVNRN, from the coding sequence ATGTCGACGGATGCTGATGCTCATAAAGTGGGCTTAATCCCCGTCACCCTTATGGTGTCGGGGAATATTATGGGTTCCGGTGTATTCCTGCTACCCGCAAACCTTGCGTCAACTGGCGGGATTGCAATCTACGGATGGTTGGTCACTATTATCGGTGCCCTGGCACTGTCGATGGTGTATGCCAAAATGTCGTCCTTAGACTCCAGTCCCGGTGGTTCTTATGCTTATGCCCGCCGCTGTTTCGGTCCATTTTTAGGCTACCAAACTAACGTGCTGTACTGGCTAGCCTGCTGGATCGGTAACATCGCCATGGTCGTCATTGGCGTGGGTTACCTGAGCTACTTCTTCCCTATCTTAAAAGATCCGCTGGTGTTAACCCTTACCTGCGTCGTCGTACTGTGGATCTTCGTGTTACTGAATATCGTCGGACCGAAGATGATCACCCGCGTACAGGCCGTCGCGACCGTACTGGCGCTGGTACCGATTGTCGGGATTGCCGTCTTCGGCTGGTTCTGGTTCCGGGGTGAAACCTACATGGCGGCCTGGAATGTCAGCGGTATGAACACCTTTGGCGCCATTCAAAGCACCTTAAATGTCACCCTCTGGTCATTCATCGGGGTAGAAAGTGCCTCCGTGGCCGCCGGCGTGGTGAAAAACCCTAAACGTAATGTGCCTATCGCCACCATTGGCGGGGTACTGATTGCCGCAGTCTGCTACGTGCTCTCCACAACGGCGATTATGGGCATGATCCCTAACGCGGCGCTGCGCGTTTCTGCTTCCCCGTTCGGCGATGCCGCGCGTATGGCGCTGGGTAACACCGCCGGGGCGATTGTCTCCTTCTGCGCGGCTGCAGGTTGCCTTGGTTCGCTGGGCGGCTGGACGCTGCTTGCCGGGCAAACCGCCAAAGCGGCAGCGGATGATGGTCTGTTCCCGCCGATTTTCGCCCGCGTCAACAAAGCCGGTACCCCGGTTGCCGGGTTGATAATCGTCGGTATTCTGATGACTATCTTCCAGTTCAGCAGCATGTCGCCAAACGCGGCAAAAGAGTTCGGTCTGGTCTCTTCAGTATCGGTCATCTTCACGCTGGTGCCTTACCTGTATACCTGTGCCGCCCTGCTGCTGTTGGGTCACGGACACTTTGGTAAAGCGCGCCCGCTGTATTTAATGGTGACCTTCGTCGCTTTTGTCTACTGCATCTGGGCAGTGGTCGGTTCTGGCGCCAAAGAGGTCATGTGGTCATTCGTGATGCTGATGATCATCACCGCGATGTATGCCCTCAATTACAACCGGATCCATAAAAACCCGTATCCATTGGATGCCCCGGTCAACCGTAACTAA